A DNA window from Pedobacter africanus contains the following coding sequences:
- a CDS encoding AadS family aminoglycoside 6-adenylyltransferase produces the protein MELREEKLKNIINWSENNRDIRAVLLTSSLVNPLAPVDEFSDLDIEFVFDNNADYISSNNWIHNFGNSIAMIEEDETCFDHKHAMKMVLYDDGVKVDFKLYSKANFLAEADQNELPEDWDIGYKVLIDKDSITQKLKQPTYQVSIIKKPTEEKFKQVLNDFWWDTTYVSKCLIRDELFYAKFMSENNIRTDYLVPLIEWYIASQHHWNITTNKYGRLFKKYLTAGMWVKVEKTFSGSDVGDNWDALFAMADLVSEIGTELSQKLGYEYPEKLERDIRNYLNTVKARQ, from the coding sequence ATAGAATTAAGAGAAGAAAAATTAAAAAACATTATCAATTGGTCGGAAAACAATAGGGATATAAGGGCCGTCTTGCTTACAAGTTCGCTTGTAAATCCGCTGGCACCTGTTGATGAATTTAGCGATTTGGATATTGAGTTTGTTTTTGACAACAATGCCGATTATATCTCCAGCAACAATTGGATACATAATTTTGGAAATTCAATTGCGATGATCGAAGAAGATGAAACTTGCTTTGATCACAAACACGCAATGAAAATGGTCTTGTATGATGATGGTGTGAAAGTTGATTTTAAGTTGTATAGTAAAGCTAATTTTTTAGCAGAAGCTGATCAAAATGAACTTCCCGAAGATTGGGATATTGGCTATAAAGTGCTGATTGATAAAGACAGTATAACGCAAAAGCTGAAACAACCGACTTATCAGGTTTCCATCATAAAAAAACCGACAGAAGAGAAATTCAAGCAGGTTTTAAATGATTTTTGGTGGGACACTACCTACGTGTCAAAATGCCTGATAAGAGATGAACTGTTCTATGCTAAATTTATGTCTGAAAACAACATCAGAACGGATTACTTAGTGCCTCTAATTGAATGGTATATTGCCAGCCAGCATCACTGGAACATTACAACCAATAAGTATGGAAGACTTTTTAAAAAATACCTGACTGCCGGAATGTGGGTAAAAGTAGAAAAAACTTTTTCAGGAAGCGATGTCGGGGATAACTGGGATGCTTTATTTGCGATGGCTGATTTGGTTTCAGAAATTGGAACCGAATTGTCTCAAAAACTAGGCTATGAATATCCCGAAAAGTTGGAAAGAGACATAAGGAATTATCTAAACACGGTTAAAGCGCGGCAATAG
- a CDS encoding glycoside hydrolase family 95 protein, with product MSRLPVKKHILLTILLLKSLTLLGQSDQEIKFRAPALHFTQSAPLGNGRIGAMVFGNPNKERIVLNEISMWSGGIENPNRKDAASHLKTLQQLLQEGKNKEAQALLQQYFTSSGKGSGRGNGALDKYGCYQILSDLFITWKDTAAAVTAYKRTLQLNEARAVTEWKRAGVSYKQEVFVSMPQQAVVIRLTADKPKALNFDLELYRKENAVSKSAGNTITIEGQLPGGDGDKGIRFAAAAKAITSTGKVSAENNSLTVNGATECLILISAATDMNWPNVAVRGANPLAVAMKYLDNAGKMAFSKLKAKHIADFQLYYNRCKFQLTQKEDSAIAACSTEERLTNFYKGKPDVTLPVLYFNFGRYLLISSSRPGNLPANLQGLWAVEYQTPWNGDYHLNINLQMNYWPAEQTNLAELHQPLIALTEQLVKPGEQTAKAYYNSTGWTAHMMTNPWKFTAPGEHASWGSTLSGGAWLCAHLWQHYQYNPNKKTLMEIYPVLKDAARFYTDILIEDPQTGWLVTAPSNSPENSYKTDEGFVGQTTMGPTMDMQIGRELLGNTIAAARLLKLDQSFADSLERLVSRFAPNQISKKTGGIQEWIRDYDETEITHRHVSHLYGLYPFDEITVTGTPELAAAAKKTLLRRGDEGTGWSRAWKVNFWARLGDGDHAWKVFRELLKPAVAGSKISMTAGAGTYANLFCAHPPFQIDGNFGGTAGIAEMLLQSHGQYAIIRFLPAIPAQKEWSSGVVKGMRARLGFEVGFEWKDNRITTADILSTRNEKCYVQLPEGKAVYDSEGRKVEVTDQGKGVVSFMTGKGKRFLIR from the coding sequence ATGAGCAGATTACCTGTAAAAAAGCATATCCTGCTAACAATTCTTCTGCTCAAAAGTTTAACCCTGCTTGGGCAGAGCGATCAGGAAATAAAATTTAGGGCGCCTGCCCTGCACTTTACCCAATCGGCACCCCTGGGTAATGGACGAATTGGGGCCATGGTATTCGGAAATCCCAATAAGGAACGGATTGTATTGAATGAAATATCTATGTGGTCTGGAGGAATAGAGAACCCCAACCGTAAAGATGCTGCCAGTCATCTCAAAACTTTGCAGCAATTGCTTCAGGAAGGAAAAAATAAAGAGGCACAGGCCTTGCTTCAGCAATATTTTACCAGTTCAGGCAAAGGGTCAGGCCGTGGCAATGGGGCCCTGGATAAATATGGCTGCTACCAGATCCTTTCCGATCTTTTTATCACCTGGAAAGATACTGCAGCAGCTGTAACTGCTTATAAAAGAACACTTCAGCTGAATGAGGCTCGGGCAGTGACGGAATGGAAAAGGGCAGGGGTAAGTTATAAACAGGAAGTATTTGTCAGCATGCCTCAGCAAGCGGTGGTTATCCGTTTGACAGCCGATAAACCAAAAGCATTAAATTTTGACCTGGAGCTTTACAGAAAGGAAAATGCCGTTTCAAAATCTGCAGGAAATACCATAACCATCGAGGGGCAGTTACCCGGAGGCGACGGCGATAAAGGTATCCGGTTTGCTGCTGCCGCTAAAGCAATAACCTCAACGGGTAAAGTTAGTGCAGAAAACAACAGCTTAACGGTTAACGGTGCTACAGAATGTCTCATCCTCATCAGTGCCGCCACGGATATGAACTGGCCAAACGTAGCGGTTCGGGGTGCTAATCCGTTAGCGGTAGCTATGAAATACCTGGATAACGCCGGTAAAATGGCTTTTTCAAAACTAAAGGCTAAACATATCGCCGATTTTCAATTGTACTACAACCGATGCAAGTTCCAGCTTACACAAAAAGAAGATTCTGCCATTGCCGCTTGTTCAACTGAGGAGCGGTTGACGAATTTTTACAAAGGCAAGCCTGACGTTACCCTGCCTGTATTGTATTTTAATTTTGGAAGGTACCTGCTGATCTCCAGCTCCAGGCCGGGCAATCTGCCCGCCAACCTTCAGGGCTTGTGGGCTGTGGAGTACCAGACGCCATGGAATGGGGATTACCATTTAAACATAAATCTACAAATGAATTATTGGCCTGCCGAGCAAACGAATCTGGCCGAACTCCACCAGCCACTTATTGCACTTACAGAACAATTGGTAAAGCCCGGTGAACAAACGGCTAAGGCATATTACAACAGTACAGGCTGGACAGCACATATGATGACCAATCCATGGAAATTTACGGCTCCCGGCGAACATGCATCCTGGGGATCGACATTATCGGGTGGGGCATGGCTTTGTGCACATTTATGGCAGCACTATCAGTACAACCCCAATAAAAAGACGCTGATGGAAATCTATCCGGTCTTAAAGGATGCTGCCAGATTTTATACTGATATTTTGATTGAAGATCCGCAAACAGGATGGCTGGTTACAGCGCCATCCAACTCACCCGAAAATAGTTATAAGACCGATGAGGGTTTTGTAGGGCAAACCACCATGGGGCCAACAATGGATATGCAAATTGGCAGGGAACTGCTGGGCAATACAATTGCAGCAGCACGCTTATTAAAGTTAGACCAGTCATTTGCCGATAGTCTGGAAAGGCTTGTGAGCCGCTTTGCACCCAACCAGATCAGTAAAAAAACAGGAGGTATACAGGAGTGGATCAGGGATTATGACGAAACAGAAATCACACACCGGCATGTTTCCCATTTATATGGCCTGTATCCTTTTGATGAAATTACAGTTACCGGAACACCTGAACTGGCTGCTGCGGCAAAGAAAACGCTATTGAGAAGGGGAGATGAAGGTACCGGTTGGTCAAGGGCCTGGAAAGTCAATTTCTGGGCACGCCTGGGCGATGGTGATCATGCCTGGAAGGTTTTCAGGGAATTACTAAAGCCTGCCGTTGCCGGAAGCAAGATTTCGATGACTGCCGGCGCGGGAACTTATGCCAATCTGTTTTGTGCACATCCACCTTTTCAGATAGATGGTAATTTTGGTGGTACCGCGGGGATTGCTGAAATGCTGCTACAAAGTCATGGTCAGTACGCTATAATCCGCTTTCTGCCTGCAATTCCTGCTCAAAAAGAATGGAGTTCCGGCGTTGTAAAAGGGATGCGGGCAAGGCTCGGTTTTGAAGTTGGTTTTGAATGGAAAGACAACAGGATTACAACAGCAGATATTTTATCTACCCGGAATGAAAAATGTTATGTTCAGCTTCCGGAGGGCAAAGCAGTTTACGACAGTGAAGGAAGGAAAGTCGAAGTAACTGACCAGGGTAAAGGAGTGGTCAGTTTTATGACTGGAAAAGGTAAAAGATTTTTGATTCGGTAA
- a CDS encoding YihY/virulence factor BrkB family protein: MEWVHKQLLKIRIYALFIDWTKVCILPGFSPLPLYTVATFFFKEIGKDSLVNKASSLAYNFMLAIFPAIIFLFTLIPFIPKRFHFQDQLMQLIMLVLPADAYNAFSTTLDEIVHKQNRGLLSFGFLLSLFFATNGVHNLMMAFNKSSLIIETRTWLKQRLIAVVLTLIIAFSVIVCIIAMAIGEYALNYIDTELNIEGNFIAYLIGLTRWSLLGILYFVTISVLYKYGPAHAKKWRFFSAGSWLATILAFLTIWGFSFYINNFNSYNKVYGSIGTLIVLMIWLYLNSLILLIGFELNASVDLSKRSVKIIRPNFNLFKKTPSEPQNSEK; this comes from the coding sequence ATGGAGTGGGTACACAAGCAGCTATTAAAGATCAGGATCTATGCCCTGTTTATAGACTGGACCAAAGTATGCATACTTCCGGGTTTTAGTCCCCTGCCCCTGTACACTGTTGCCACTTTCTTTTTTAAAGAGATTGGCAAGGATTCGCTGGTCAATAAAGCCTCTTCCCTGGCCTATAACTTTATGCTGGCCATTTTCCCGGCCATCATCTTTTTATTTACACTGATCCCTTTTATACCCAAAAGATTTCATTTCCAGGACCAGCTGATGCAACTCATTATGCTCGTGCTCCCTGCCGATGCCTATAATGCTTTTAGCACCACACTGGATGAAATTGTTCACAAGCAAAACCGGGGGTTGCTGTCTTTCGGTTTTTTATTGTCGCTGTTTTTTGCGACCAATGGGGTACACAACCTGATGATGGCCTTTAACAAATCCTCGCTGATCATTGAAACACGTACCTGGTTAAAGCAGCGGCTGATAGCTGTGGTCCTGACCCTCATTATCGCATTCTCCGTTATTGTCTGCATTATCGCTATGGCCATAGGCGAATATGCCCTTAATTATATTGATACGGAACTGAACATCGAAGGAAATTTTATTGCCTACCTGATTGGCCTTACACGCTGGTCTCTGCTGGGCATACTCTATTTTGTGACCATATCGGTATTGTACAAGTACGGCCCGGCACATGCAAAAAAATGGCGCTTCTTTAGTGCTGGTTCATGGCTCGCCACTATACTTGCTTTCCTGACCATCTGGGGATTTTCTTTTTACATCAACAATTTCAATTCTTACAATAAAGTGTACGGCTCCATCGGTACACTGATTGTACTGATGATCTGGCTATACCTGAATTCTCTGATTCTGCTGATTGGTTTTGAGTTGAACGCAAGCGTAGACCTGTCTAAACGCAGCGTAAAAATCATACGGCCCAACTTCAATCTGTTCAAAAAAACGCCTTCTGAACCTCAGAATTCTGAAAAATAG
- a CDS encoding D-alanine--D-alanine ligase gives MKKTIALLTGGTTGEWVVSVKSAATIAQNLDPDKFDVYKIMLTQQGWFYEPADSVKIEVDRNDFSINLKGKKIKFDGVFIAIHGSPGEDGKLQGYFDMLGLPYTTCDALTSAVTMNKGYTKAIVNGIPQLNIAKSVQIFKNMPYNLEQIKKELKVPYFVKPNNGGSSIGMSKVNHVNDLEAAVERAFKEDDQILIEEFISGREFTIGVVKLDGQVTALPATEVETAKEFFDFEAKYTPGVATETTPAVIKQETLARVTEITKNVYLKLNCRGVVRIDFILNEDEGDFYFIEINTIPGQTATSFIPQQVAAAGMKLNDFYTKLIRETIG, from the coding sequence ATGAAGAAAACAATAGCATTGCTAACCGGTGGTACTACAGGAGAATGGGTGGTGTCTGTTAAAAGTGCCGCTACCATTGCCCAGAACCTGGATCCGGATAAGTTTGATGTATATAAAATTATGCTTACCCAGCAGGGCTGGTTTTATGAACCTGCCGATTCTGTAAAAATTGAGGTAGACCGTAACGACTTTTCTATTAACCTGAAAGGGAAGAAGATCAAATTCGATGGGGTATTTATCGCCATTCACGGGTCACCTGGCGAAGATGGTAAATTACAAGGCTATTTTGACATGCTCGGTCTGCCTTACACCACCTGCGATGCCCTGACTTCGGCTGTTACCATGAACAAAGGCTATACAAAAGCCATTGTAAATGGTATTCCGCAGCTAAATATCGCCAAGTCTGTACAGATCTTTAAAAATATGCCATATAACCTCGAGCAGATCAAAAAGGAACTTAAAGTGCCTTATTTCGTAAAGCCCAATAATGGGGGTAGTAGCATTGGCATGAGTAAGGTTAATCATGTTAACGACCTCGAAGCTGCAGTAGAAAGGGCTTTTAAAGAAGACGACCAGATCCTGATAGAAGAGTTCATTTCGGGCAGGGAGTTTACCATTGGTGTGGTAAAACTGGACGGACAGGTTACCGCATTGCCTGCTACCGAAGTAGAAACTGCCAAAGAATTTTTCGATTTCGAAGCCAAGTATACACCTGGTGTGGCTACCGAAACCACTCCGGCTGTGATTAAACAGGAAACATTGGCCAGGGTTACCGAAATTACTAAAAATGTATACCTTAAACTGAACTGTCGCGGAGTGGTACGCATAGATTTTATTTTAAACGAAGATGAAGGTGATTTTTATTTTATAGAGATCAATACCATTCCCGGACAAACCGCAACCAGTTTTATTCCCCAGCAGGTGGCAGCCGCAGGTATGAAACTGAACGACTTTTATACCAAACTGATCCGCGAGACCATCGGTTAA
- a CDS encoding DUF983 domain-containing protein yields MKPISKLAAVVQCKCPRCREGAMFSGKVYSFKGQATNEYCNVCNLRFEREPGFFYVAMFISYAMNVAEMISISVAAYVLGLDLVYENLWVYAGIILIGVFLFAPFNYRYSRVFLLHWLTPGLGYVPKP; encoded by the coding sequence ATGAAACCGATATCAAAATTAGCAGCTGTTGTACAGTGTAAATGTCCGAGATGCAGGGAAGGGGCAATGTTTTCGGGTAAGGTGTACTCCTTTAAAGGGCAGGCTACAAACGAATATTGTAACGTCTGTAACCTGCGCTTCGAGCGTGAGCCCGGGTTCTTTTATGTGGCCATGTTTATCAGTTACGCCATGAACGTGGCCGAGATGATCAGCATCAGTGTAGCGGCCTATGTGCTGGGGCTCGACCTGGTTTATGAAAACCTTTGGGTATACGCAGGCATCATCCTGATAGGTGTATTTTTATTTGCACCGTTCAATTACCGTTATTCTCGCGTGTTCCTTTTGCATTGGCTTACACCAGGCCTGGGCTATGTGCCTAAACCTTGA
- a CDS encoding PASTA domain-containing protein, which translates to MGKFISYLKTKSFRNNLIAAALTVVVILLIAFFSLRYYTKHGQGLNVPSLKGMSIAKAVEKLEELGLRYELDSVYIMDSPPGMVIDQDPNADTFVKDNRTIYLTVNAAQAPNVKFPEVEFKSLREVQALIESFGLKLGDTTYKPDPARDVVLQALFGGQPIKTGESLPKGSRIDLVLGDGQGNEEVDIPSLIGLTKDEALFALRNGAMLNLGIITYEGNITDSATAVVVKQTPFATDSVTKVKIGTPVNITLSNK; encoded by the coding sequence ATGGGCAAATTCATATCTTATCTGAAGACAAAATCTTTTAGAAACAATCTTATCGCTGCTGCGCTTACGGTAGTGGTGATATTGCTGATTGCCTTCTTTAGTTTAAGGTATTATACCAAACATGGCCAGGGACTTAATGTTCCTTCTTTAAAAGGAATGTCTATAGCAAAGGCTGTAGAAAAGCTGGAGGAACTTGGCTTGCGCTATGAGCTTGATTCGGTTTATATCATGGATTCCCCTCCGGGAATGGTGATTGACCAGGACCCAAATGCCGATACTTTTGTAAAAGACAACCGCACCATTTACCTGACTGTGAATGCCGCCCAGGCACCAAATGTTAAATTCCCTGAAGTTGAATTCAAATCGCTCAGGGAAGTACAGGCCTTGATTGAAAGCTTTGGCCTGAAACTTGGTGATACCACCTATAAACCAGATCCGGCCAGGGATGTGGTGCTGCAGGCTTTATTTGGCGGACAGCCGATAAAAACCGGTGAAAGTTTACCAAAGGGGTCGCGGATAGACCTGGTATTGGGCGACGGCCAGGGAAATGAGGAAGTGGATATCCCTTCGTTGATAGGCCTTACCAAAGACGAAGCCCTGTTTGCTTTAAGAAATGGTGCCATGCTAAACCTGGGCATCATTACCTATGAGGGCAACATTACCGATTCGGCAACGGCGGTTGTGGTTAAACAAACACCTTTTGCAACCGATTCGGTAACTAAAGTTAAAATTGGCACACCTGTAAACATTACGCTTTCCAATAAATAA
- a CDS encoding Crp/Fnr family transcriptional regulator gives MMIKYLLNNGYQPVIYKKGEVVYEPDAQPRAVYFIVSGEIRMVTVNDDGKEFIQGIFKSNQYFGEPALLVNKPYLAYTIATKDTEIIPVYKEAFFKLLETDRNFSTELIKTLSNRLFYKSMMLEELANEQAEHRIRTLIAYLLKNLEKGAVMDVTRQQLADMSGLRVETVIRLVKKLAAQKELKLLKGKIIKI, from the coding sequence ATGATGATAAAATACCTGCTAAATAATGGCTATCAGCCGGTTATCTACAAAAAAGGGGAGGTGGTTTACGAACCGGACGCCCAGCCCCGGGCCGTTTATTTTATTGTAAGCGGAGAGATAAGAATGGTAACGGTAAATGACGATGGCAAGGAGTTTATTCAGGGAATTTTTAAGAGCAATCAATATTTTGGCGAGCCGGCACTGCTGGTAAACAAACCTTATCTTGCTTATACTATTGCAACCAAAGACACCGAAATCATACCGGTATATAAAGAGGCCTTCTTTAAATTGCTGGAGACCGACCGTAATTTTAGCACTGAGCTGATCAAAACGCTGAGTAACCGCTTATTTTACAAATCTATGATGCTGGAAGAACTGGCCAATGAACAGGCCGAACACCGCATCAGGACGCTGATTGCGTACCTGCTCAAAAACCTCGAAAAAGGCGCAGTAATGGATGTTACAAGACAGCAACTGGCCGATATGAGCGGACTGCGTGTAGAAACCGTGATCCGTTTGGTGAAGAAGCTCGCAGCCCAGAAAGAGCTGAAGCTCCTGAAAGGAAAGATCATCAAAATCTAG
- the mltG gene encoding endolytic transglycosylase MltG codes for MTNEKKTSKGKIFLALALAVLVVGGYYGFKFYKVYFAPNTTGKEKYLYVRTGAQLDDLFEELRRKDILTEIGTFSQAAAKMDLARSLKPGRYKLNKGMSNRSIINMLKSGNQDPVKLKFQNLRKKENFAGYLSRNLEPDSLTFIKLLDSAALIEKYGFNKDNSYVMFIPNTYEMYWNVTAAEFFERMHKEYEKFWTDERKQKAAALNLSPVQVSILASIVDAEALYDKEMPTIAGLYLNRLNKGILLQADPTVIFANDDFTVKRVTNSLLQVQSRYNTYKYAGLPPGPIMMPSINAIDAVLNREKNNYIYMCAKEDFSGYHNFAVTVQEHELNAKKYRDALNKRNIYK; via the coding sequence ATGACAAACGAAAAAAAAACTTCTAAAGGCAAAATTTTTCTGGCCTTAGCGCTGGCAGTTTTAGTAGTGGGCGGCTATTACGGCTTCAAATTTTACAAGGTTTATTTTGCACCCAATACTACAGGCAAAGAAAAGTACCTGTACGTAAGAACCGGCGCACAGCTGGATGATCTTTTTGAAGAGCTTCGCCGCAAAGACATTTTAACCGAGATTGGTACTTTTAGCCAGGCTGCCGCGAAAATGGACCTGGCCCGCTCCCTGAAGCCCGGCCGCTACAAACTAAACAAGGGAATGAGCAACCGCAGCATCATTAATATGCTGAAATCCGGTAACCAGGACCCTGTAAAGCTGAAATTCCAGAACCTGAGAAAAAAAGAGAATTTTGCCGGTTACCTGTCGCGCAACCTGGAACCTGACTCCCTGACTTTTATCAAACTTCTGGATTCGGCGGCACTGATCGAAAAATATGGCTTTAATAAAGACAACAGCTATGTAATGTTCATTCCAAATACCTATGAAATGTACTGGAATGTAACTGCAGCCGAGTTTTTTGAAAGGATGCATAAAGAGTACGAAAAGTTCTGGACAGATGAGCGCAAACAAAAAGCTGCTGCACTTAACCTTAGCCCGGTACAGGTTTCTATACTCGCCTCCATTGTGGATGCAGAAGCTTTGTACGATAAAGAAATGCCAACCATTGCGGGGCTGTACCTGAACAGGTTGAACAAAGGCATATTGCTGCAGGCAGATCCAACGGTGATTTTTGCCAACGATGATTTTACGGTAAAACGGGTAACCAATTCCTTGTTGCAGGTACAATCGCGCTATAATACCTATAAATATGCAGGTTTGCCTCCGGGACCTATCATGATGCCGAGCATCAATGCCATCGATGCCGTACTGAACCGCGAAAAGAACAATTATATTTACATGTGCGCCAAAGAAGATTTTTCAGGCTACCATAATTTTGCGGTAACGGTACAGGAACATGAGCTGAATGCGAAGAAATACCGGGACGCTTTAAACAAGCGCAACATTTACAAATAG
- the yiaA gene encoding inner membrane protein YiaA — MEPLQQRTEEKSPIVKHGENIRNPFKPTAAFIGASWFALLTGAVGYCIGLWNAGMELNEKGYYLTILLFGLFAVISVQKSVRDRAEGLPVTDLYYSLSWFATIAAIVLLTIGLWNANIALSEKGFYAMAFCLSMFSAIAVQKNTRDAKMFEDKEL, encoded by the coding sequence ATGGAACCGCTACAACAAAGAACAGAAGAAAAATCACCGATCGTTAAACATGGCGAGAACATTAGAAATCCGTTTAAACCAACCGCTGCATTTATTGGGGCCTCCTGGTTTGCCTTATTGACAGGTGCAGTTGGGTATTGCATTGGCTTGTGGAATGCCGGTATGGAACTGAACGAAAAAGGTTATTACCTTACCATTTTATTATTTGGCTTATTCGCTGTAATCTCTGTACAAAAAAGCGTAAGGGACCGGGCTGAAGGACTCCCCGTAACGGATCTTTACTACAGCCTGAGCTGGTTTGCAACTATTGCGGCAATAGTTCTCCTGACCATCGGCTTGTGGAATGCCAATATAGCGCTTAGTGAAAAAGGCTTTTATGCCATGGCATTCTGTCTGAGCATGTTTTCAGCCATTGCCGTACAAAAGAATACCCGAGACGCAAAAATGTTCGAGGATAAAGAACTGTAA
- a CDS encoding DUF3575 domain-containing protein, with amino-acid sequence MNKNFTKNLLSLAILLIFCTTCSLSAQEKQDDADGKNLVKWNAGALLFKNFSFQYERAVAKKISVAVGLRFAPKSGVPFPSLVKDLIDDNDTWNSIKDFKTGNFSITPEVRFYMGQGVFKGFYVAPFVRYATYNAEVPYTFDVTVNGTTKTETMPLSGSVNTFTGGVLFGAQWKLSKLVYLDWWILGPNYGTSSGNISGKKTLQPEEQEALRDALTDLEDLPLVKTKSTVNSEGAKVDFSGPWAGLRSGLSIGFRF; translated from the coding sequence ATGAACAAAAATTTTACTAAAAATTTATTATCACTGGCAATTCTGTTAATTTTCTGTACTACATGCAGCCTGAGTGCGCAGGAAAAACAGGACGATGCAGATGGCAAAAATCTTGTAAAATGGAATGCAGGGGCATTGTTGTTTAAGAACTTTTCTTTTCAGTATGAGCGTGCTGTTGCCAAAAAGATTTCGGTAGCTGTTGGCTTAAGATTTGCGCCCAAATCTGGTGTACCTTTTCCATCACTGGTAAAAGACCTGATTGACGATAATGATACCTGGAACAGCATTAAAGATTTTAAAACAGGCAACTTTTCCATTACACCAGAAGTAAGGTTTTATATGGGCCAGGGTGTATTTAAAGGCTTTTATGTAGCGCCCTTTGTAAGGTACGCCACTTACAATGCAGAGGTTCCCTATACTTTTGATGTAACGGTAAACGGCACCACCAAAACAGAGACGATGCCATTGAGCGGAAGCGTGAACACTTTTACCGGCGGGGTACTTTTTGGCGCACAATGGAAACTGAGCAAACTCGTGTATCTTGACTGGTGGATTCTGGGGCCAAACTATGGTACATCTTCGGGCAATATCTCTGGTAAGAAAACCCTGCAACCTGAAGAACAGGAAGCTTTAAGGGATGCGCTAACCGATCTGGAAGACCTGCCGCTGGTAAAAACAAAATCTACCGTAAACAGCGAAGGTGCCAAAGTTGATTTTAGCGGACCATGGGCCGGGTTAAGATCAGGCCTAAGCATAGGCTTCAGGTTTTAA